Genomic segment of Actinomycetota bacterium:
GAGAGAAGAACAGGTTGGCGTCGGAGCCCCGGCAACCGGCTTCGGACTGCCAAACGAGGTTGAGTTCCCAGGTCGGACGCATCGAAGGGGCCGTGGCGTTCCGAGGCTTGCTCGCCGCAGCCGTAACTCCTCTCTCACGGTATACGACGCGCGGAGAGGGACGGATGTTCCGTTTCGTTGACACCCCGCACAATGGTGCGGCCGGAACAGGTTCCCAGACAAGGGCCGGCCAGGTACTTTGAGCAGAGTATCCCGGTTTACAAAGGCCTTTTTCTCGTCGCCGGCTCCGGGGATCAGGAACGCCGGACGCGGAGCAAGCTTCCTTCCACTCCGCTCACGACGACGTCCTCGCCGACCCGCACCTTGTCGCCGTCCTCGGAGCGAGCGCGCCACAGCTCATCGGCGACCCACACGAACCCCTCTGGGTTCAAGACGCTCCGCACCCGGCCGGGCTGCCCGACGAGCGCCCGGGCCTCCTTCTGTTCGGTCGGCGAGAGCCGCGACCGCTTCACGAAGGTCATCACCGGGACGAAGAAGACCAGCGTCGAGACGACCCCGAGCGCAACGAGCCACCACCGGATCCCGAGCACGCCGGCCGGGGCCGGGAACATCGTCAACGAACCGTAGGTGAGCAGAGCGGTTCCGGCGATCGTCGGCAGGCCGAGCCCGTTCACGGCGACGTCGGCCGAAAGCAGCGCGATCCCTGCAGTGAAGAGCGCCAGGCCGAGCACGCTCACCGGGAGCACCGTCAGACCCCAACCCGCGCCGGCCAGGAGAAGCAGGCCCGAGACGCCGGCGACGCCGAACCCCGGCTGGAACAGCTCGAAGGCCAGCAGCATCGCGGCGGTGAGCAACATGAGATACGCGAGCGCCGGCGTCGCCAGCGTGTGGAGCAGCGCCCTGATCGGGCCCGGCTTGAGGAATCGAACCACGGCCTCTCGCTCGGGCAGCCGCAGCGTCACCGGGCCGGCGGCCGTCGTGACCGTTCGACCGTCGGAAAGGGTGAGCAGCTCGGCGACGACCGGCGTAACCAGATCCACCGCTCCGGCGTCGAGCGAGGCGTTCGCGCCGAGCGAGCGTTCGAAGAACGCGGCTGGGTCGCCGCGCTTACGCGCGCGCGCCAGCGTCTCGACGAGCGTGAGGTCTTCCGCGCGAACGCGCGCGCCTTCGGGCGAGTCGGGATCGATGCCGAGCTCCGATGGGAAGACCGGTCCGAGCCGCGCGCTGGGGCCGATCGCGCTCACGTGCGCGGCGGCGGCGATCAGCGCCCCGCCGGAGCGCGCGCGCGCCGTCCGCGGGCCGATCCAGACCGCGATCGGCACCCGCGAGGCCTGCATGGCGTCGATGATCTCTCGGATGTCGACCTCGAGCGCTCCCGGCGTGTCGAGCTCGAGCACGAGCAACTCTGCTCCGTCGGTGTTTGCCTGCGCGATGCGGTCGAGAACGAATCCGGCCAGTTGCGGGTCGAGGACGCCGAACACCTCGGCGACGTCGATGGTCGGTGCGTCCTGCTGAACCGAAGCAGCATCGGCGACGGCCGGCCCCGAGAAGGCGGTTGCGGCCAGAGAAAGGAAGAGGATGAGCCAAGCGGATCGGCGCACGGCAAGCGCGGATGATAGCGGTTCGAGCGGCGCGCGGCTCCGGCGCGTTCGCTGCCGGGCCCGCCTATGATTGACCCCCTGATGTCCGCCTCGCTGACGGCCTCACGGCTCGCCATCGTTTCCGGCAAGGGAGGCGTCGGCAAGACCACCGTCTCCGCCGCCTTGGCGCTCGCGGCCGGTCACGCCGGCAAGCGCGTTCTGCTGGTCGAGGTGGAGCAACGGCAGGCGATCGCCCCGCTCTTCGGTGAGCGGCCCATCGGCTACGAAGAGCGGCGTCTGGCGCCGAACGTCACGGCCCTTTCGGTCGAGCCCGACGAGGCGCTCGTCGAGTACCTCTACCTCTTCTACGGGATCCGCCGTGTCGGCAAGGTCCTCCGAGGCACGAAAGCCGTGGACTTCGCGACCAACGTCGCCCCCGGCCTGCGCGACATCCTGCTGATCGGGAAGGTCAAAGAGGCCGAGCGCCGCCGCCAGGAAGGTCGCTACGTGTACGACCTGATCGTCCTCGACGCGCCTCCCACCGGACGGCTGCCGCGGTTCCTGGACGCGCCGCGGGCGGTGACGGAGCTGGTGAGCAGCGGCCCGATCCGGAAGCAGGCGCAGGGCGTGCTCGACATGGTGACCGACCCGAAGCGGTGCCGGGTCGTGCTCGTGACGCTCCCCGAGGACATGCCGGTTCGAGAGACGGTCGAGGCGGCCGACGCGCTCGCGAAGATGAGCGTGACCGTGGGGCCCATCGTGATCAACAGCGTCCTCCCCGAGGTCTTCTCCAGCGCGAAGCTGAAGGTCCTCGCGAGGGACGCGGCGACACCGCTCGCCGCCGACGCCGAGAAGGCCGGGATCCGCCTGACCGAGGATGCGGTGGACGGGCTCGCGCGTGTCACGTCGATGCACGCTCGCAAGACCCTCTGTCAGCGCGGCGCGATCGCGGAGCTCGAGCGCGAGACGAGCATCCCATCCTTGCAGTTGCCGTACGTCTTCTCCCCTCGGATGGGACGTGATGAGATCGACCGTCTCTCCGCCGAGCTGGAAGCCCAAGGGGCGATCGGATGAGCGATCTTTCGCGGTTGCTCGCCGAGCGTCACGTGCTGGTGTGCGTCGGGCCCGGCGGCGTCGGCAAAACGACCACGGCGGCGGCGCTGGCCGTTCGCGCCGCCGATGAGGGACGTCGGGTCATCGTCCTGACGATCGACCCGGCGAGGCGTCTCGCGCAGTCGCTCGGCCTCGACGCGCTCGACAACACCCCGAAGCGCATCCCGCTCGAGGGTGAGCGCCGGCAGAAGCCGCCCGGCGAGCTGTGGGGGATGATGCTCGACATGAAGTCGACGTTCGACGACATGATCCTCGACATGACGTCGCCCGATCGCGCGGAGAAGATCTTCGCGAACCCCTTCTACCAGCACATCTCCTCGACGCTGGCCGGGACGCAGGAGTACATGGCGATGGAAAAGCTCTGGGAGCTCCACGAGGAGGGGCGCTGGGAGCTGATCGTGCTCGACACGCCGCCGACCCGGAGCGCGCTCGACTTCCTCGACGCGCCGAAGAAGGTGACGGATTTCCTCGAGGGAAAGTTCCTGCGGCTGCTTCTGTGGCCGTACCTCCAGGCCGGCAAGACGTACATGAAAGCGGTGAGCTTCGGCGCCAAAGCCTTCCTCAAGGTCGCCACCAAGATCACCGGCAGCGAGCTGCTCGAGGACGTGGCGAACTTCTTCCTCGCCTTCGAGGGGATGTACGACACGTTCAAGGAACGGTCCAAGCGCGTCTACGACCTGCTCTCCGCGCGGCGGACCGCGTTCGTCGTGGTGTCGACTCCTCAGGACGCGTCGCTGCGCGAGGCACGCTACTTCGTGCAGCGCCTCGGGTCCGAGAAGATGCCGCTCGGCGGCGTGGTGATGAACCGGACGCACGACGTCGCGTCGGTGGCCGGGCTCGAGGACCCGCGCGGGCTCGCGGAGCGAGCGCGCGCGTCCGGGGACGGGAAGCTTCTGGCCCCCGCGCTCGAGCTCTACGGTTCGTGGCGAGAGGTATCGATCCGAGAGGACGCGGCCGTCGCCGCATCGCTCGGAGATCTGACGGACGTGCCGGTCTGGCGCGTTCCCGACCTCGCCGACGACGTCCACGACATGGCGTCGCTCCGGCAGGTCGGTGAGGCGCTCCTCGGCCCGCTGCCGACGATCCGCGCGACAGGCGAGAGCGCCTGAAGGTCTAGGAGGCGGCCGACGCGGTCGCCCGCATGGCCGTCTCGGGGTTCCAGGACGTCGACCGGGTCCGGTTGAGTACGCGACGGCGCTCGCGGTCGGTCAGTCCGCCCCACACGCCGTGCTCGACTCGGTACCGCAACGCGTACGCGAGGCACTCGCCGCGGACCGGGCAGGTCTTGCAGACGACTTTGGCCCGATACTCCTGCGTAGCGCCCGGCGCGAAGAAGATGTCGGCGTCTACGGTCCGGCAAAGAGCTCGATCTTCCCACTCGCCCGTGACATCGACAGAGCTGATCTCTCGCATGGGCACATCGTCGAGGCGAACCAACCCATTTGCGATAGACCACCTGGGTCAAATGATCCCATCCGAAATGACTCGGCAGAAATGCGGAGGACTCTCGTCGCGCTGCCACCCATCGCGATACCCTGACCGCGAGCCATGATCAGGGGAGAGTACGACCCCGACCGAATCAGCCGGATGAAGGAACCGCTCCGGCGTGCCTGGGCGCGTGCCCGTAAAGCGATGTCGGCGGAGGAGCCGGGCGGCCCGCCTCCGCCGATGGATCCGAGTGTGAACGGCCGGTTGCACCGGATCGGGCTCGCCTCGCTCGTGATCGGGATCTCCGCCGCGCTGATCGCGGTCCTGACGATCCCCGGCGCTGCGCTGATCGGCCGGCTCGCGCGCAACGTGGCGGGGCGGCTCGAAGGCGGTCCGCAAGGCATCCAGGACGTGTCGTTCAAGATCGCGCAACGTTCGGTGATCTACGCCGCGGGCGGTCAGGTGATCGCGACGCTCGCCGGCGAGGAGAACCGGATGATCGTTCCGATCGATCAGATCCCCCAGATCGCCCAGGAAGCCGTCATCGCGATCGAGGACGCTCGCTTCTACGAGCACAACGGCGTCGACGTCGGCGGCCTGTTCCGCGCGCTGTTCACCAACCTCGAGGCCGGCAGCATCCGTCAAGGCGGAAGCACGATCACCCAGCAGCTGGTGAAGAACATCATCGTTGGGACGGAGAAGACCCTCGACCGCAAGATCCGCGAGGCGCAGTACGCCAGAGCACTCGAGCGTGAGAAGTCCAAGCGAGAGATCCTCGAGCTGTACCTCAACGAGGCGTATTTCGGCGAGGGCGTGTACGGCATCGGCACGGCGGCCGAGTTCTACTTCGGCAAGAAGGTCTCCAAGGTCTCGCTCGCCGAGTCTGCTCTGCTGGCCGGCGTGATCCGCGCGCCGGAGCGGTACGGGCCGCTCGCGAACCCCACGGCATCGCTCGCGCGACGCAACCTCGTGCTCGACCGAATGGTGGTCCTCGGATACGCGACCCAAGCCGAGGCCGATCGCGCCAAGGCCGAGCCCATCAAGGCCTCGAAGCATGAATTGCCGAAGCCGGTCGAGCCCTACTTCGCCGAATTCATCAAGGAGCAGATACTCGACAACCCGAAGTTCGGCGAGACGCGCGGCGATCGCGCGGCGGCTCTGTTCCAGGGCGGCCTCAAGATCCACACCACCCTCGACCTCAAGCTGCAGAAGGCCGCGAGCAAAGCGGTTTCGGACGTGCTCACGAGCCCGAAGGATCCGGCGGCCGCCCTGGTGTCGATCGAGGCTTCGACCGGCAAGGTCAGGGCGATGGTCGGCGGCAGCGACTTCGAAAAGAACAAGTACAACCTCGCGGTCCAAGGGAAACGTCAGGCGGGCTCCTCATTCAAGCCCTTCACGATGATCGCCGCGCTGGAAGCGGGCGTCCCGCCCGGTTACACCCTCGACACACCGTCACCGATCGAGCTGACGGACGCGGCCGGCCAGGTGTGGAAGGTGAACAACTACACGCGCCGAGGCGAGGGGGTCATGGACCTCCGCCGTGCCACCGAGCTGTCGGTCAACTCGTTCTTCGCCCAGCTCATCCAGAAGATCGGCCCCGACAAGGTCGTCGCGACGGCGCAGAAACTGGGCATCCGCAGCGACCTGAAGCCCTACCTGTCGCTCGCGCTCGGCACGTTCGAGGTCTCCCCGTACGAGATGGCGAGCGCATACGCGACGCTCGCGAACGGGGGCGTGCACTGCGCGCCGTTCGCGATCGATCGGATCCTGGACGCCGGGGGGAAGACCGTGGTGCGCAACGACCCGCAGTGCGAGCGAGTGCTCGACGACAAGATCGCCGCACAGGCCGATGCGATCCTCCAAGGCGTCGTCACTCGCGGCACCGGCCGCCGGAACGGCCAGATCGGCCGGCCGGCCGCCGCCAAGACCGGCACGACCGACGACTACAAGGACGCCTGGTACACGGGCTTCACGCCGAACTTCGCCACCGCGGTGTGGATGGGCTATCCGAAGGACCGGACCCGGCCGCTCTACAACATCCACGGGTATCCAGAGGTGTTCGGCGGAAGCTTGCCGGCGATGATCTGGTCGAAGTTCATGCGCGTCGCTCACGAGGGCCTTCCGGTTGTGTCGTTCCCGGCGCCGCCCTCCGCGCCGAAGGCCGTCGTGCCGGACGTAACCGCAACCCCATTCGACGAAGCCAAGGCCGCGCTCGAAGCCGCCGGGTTCAGCGTCCGCCAGGAGACGGTCTCGTCGTCGTACGCGCCCGGCATCGTCGCGGCACAGGATCCCCCGGCCGGCACGAAGACCGAAGCGGGGCGGATGATCACGCTCTTCGTTTCGGACGGGTCCGGGGGCGACGAGCCACCGCCCGAGCCGGAACCGACCTTCGAGCCAGACCCAGAGCCGAGTCCCTAACCGCCCAGGCGCGCCTTCACGAGCGCGGAGACCCGGCCACCGTCCGCCCGTCCGCGGAGCTTGGGCATGAGCGCCTTCATCACCTCGCCCATCTGCTTTGCGGAATCGGCGCCCGTCTCGGCGATGGCCGCATCGACGAGCGCAGCGAGCTCCTCATCGTTCAACCGCTCGGGCAGATAGGAATCGAGCACCGTCAGCTCGGCCGTCTCCTTCGCGACGAGGTCCTCGCGACCGCCCTTCTCGAAGGCCTCGATCGACTCCCGGCGGCGCTTGGCCTCGCGCGTCACGACGTCGAGCACCTCGTCGTCGGAGAGCTCGTGTCGTTTCTCGATCTCGGCGTTCTTCACGGCAGCCATGAGCATGCGGAGCGCGGCGACGCGCACCGCTTCCCGCGCTTTCATCGCTCCGCGCATATCGTCGGCGATCCTCTCTCGCAACACGTCCACTACGATAGCAACCCGTGCTTCGGATCCTGCTCGGCCTCGTCGCGTTCGGCGTCGCCTGCCTTCTGTACGCCTCTCTTATCGAGCGCACCTGGTTCGTTCTGCGCAGGCACGCCGTGCCCTGCCTTCCGCCCGGATCACGTCCGATCAAGATCTTGCACATCTCCGATCTCCATTTTCGGCGCGGCCAGCGGCGCGAGGCCCGGTTCCTCGCCCGGTGCGCCTCAACGGCGCCGGACCTGGTCGTGTGCACCGGTGACTTCCTCGACGAGGAGGCGGGCATCGACGTGGCGGTGCCGGCCGTGTCGCAGATCCGGCCCTCGTCGGCCGCGCTTTTCGTGCTCGGCTCGCACGACTACTACGCCACGAGACCCGGCAACCCGTTCAAGTACTTCCTCGGTCCGAGCAGCCGCAAGCCGCCCAAGGGCGCGACGCTTCCCTGGCGCGACCTCGTCTCCAAGCTGGAAGCGAACGGTTGGCAGCTCGTCCTCAACCGCGCGACGACCATCACGATCGATGGGGTCAGCGCGATCGACGTCGTCGGATTGGACGATCCCCACATCGGTCGCGAGGACCTCTCGGTCGCTTCGCCGCGGGCGGCGCCTGGCTTCCGGCTCGGCATCGTGCATTCGCCGGATGCCGCGCCGGCGCTCGCCGACCTCGGATACGACCTGATCGTGTGCGGCCACACGCACGGCGGGCAGATCCGCATTCCGGGGTTCGGTGCGCTGGTCACGAACACGAGGACGCTCCCACGACGAGGAGCGCGCGGGATGAGCCGGCTCGGACGATCGTGGCTCCACGTGAGCGCCGGCCTCGGCACTTCGCGCTACGCGCCGATCAGGTTCGCGTGCCGCCCGGAGGCGTGCGTGCTGGAGCTAACGCCGGTTGAAGGAAAGTTATCGGAGCAGCGGGCCGCGGTGGCAGCTACGGAGCGGGGCTGAAAAGCCCCGACATGCCGACCGGTTCGAAGACCTGACGCAACGTGTCATTCATGGCCGCCGTCAGCATGATCCCCTTCGCCCGGCACGCCAAGGCGAGGTGCATGACGGCGCCTACGCCGCAGGGATCGATGAACGTGACGCCGTCGCAATCGAGGAAGATCTGTTCCGGGTGCAGCGCCACCACCGCGTCCACAGAGGACCGGAACGCGCTTGCAGAGGCCTCATCGAGCCCGCCCATACACGTGACGAGGCAGTCCTCGCCCGCGTCGGCGATGCTGACAGTAAGCGCGTCGATCCTCACCGGACCTCCCCAGATCGCTTGCTTGTCTCCCTTTCCCTATCACAAGGTAGGCCAAACGTCCCAGAACGTGATCAATAGTGCGCGGCCGTCTCAGGCCTTGCCGGAGAGCACGCGGTCGAACGCTTCGAGGTAGCCCTCGACCATAGCGTCGTCTGAGAAGTGCGCTTCGACGTGCGTCCGGCAGGCTTCCGGCTTGATCTGGCCGACGCGCTCGACCGCCTCGCACATCTCATCGACCGCAGTGACGAGGAAGCCGGTGACGCCGTCCACGATCACTTCCGGCGCCGCGCCGTAGGCGAACGAGATAACCGGCGTGCCGGTGGCCATGGCTTCGGTCATGACGAGTCCGAACGGCTCCGGCCACTGGATCGGGAACAGTACGGCGGAGGCCCGAGACAGCAGATCGGCCTTCTCCTCGACGGTGATCTCTCCGAGGATCTCCTCACTGCCGTCCAGCAGCGGCGCTACCTTCTCGTCCCAGTAAACCTGCTCGGCGTGCTCGGCAGCCTTGACCGCCATCACGAGCTTGCGGCCCGTCCGATGTGCGACCTCGACGGCGATCTCGGGACCTTTCTCGCGGTTGATGCGCCCGAGGAAGAGCAAGAAATCCTCCTTCTCGGACCGGAAGGGGTAGCGGTCGAGGTCGATGCCGTTGTGGACCGTCCCGGCGTACGAAAGCTCGGGGCAGAAGGCACGTTGGGCCGCGCTGATCGCGACGTAATGGATGCGACCGGAGAGCAGCGAGTAGACACGCTTGGCCTCGTCCGTGAACGGGCCGTGCAGCGTGTGCACGACCGGCTGTGCGACGTGCGCGCCCATCGCGGGCCCTATGAGGCCGGAGTGATCGTGGATCAGATCGAACCGGTCCGCGTCCAAGTAAGCGGTCGATGCGTGGACGACGTCGTAGAACACCTCGCCGATGTGCTCGCCGCCGGGAGGATCGTCGAAGACGGTCACGAGCTTCGCGCGCGTGATGCTTCCGCCCGAGGCGTAGAGCGTAACCTCGTGACCGCGATCGGCGAGCCCGTCCGCGAGCAGAGCGACGACCCACTCGATGCCGCCGTAGCGAACGGGCGGCACGGCGAACCACGGCGGAGCGATCTGGGCGATGCGCATCGGGGCGAAGGATACCCGCGGGTGGGCCGGGCTATGCCCCCGGTGGTTGCTCGGCTCCTGAGGCTTTCGGTTTGCGTTCTATCCTGCTGCCCGCGGGGTGGCCGTGGAGCGTGC
This window contains:
- a CDS encoding NfeD family protein, producing MRRSAWLILFLSLAATAFSGPAVADAASVQQDAPTIDVAEVFGVLDPQLAGFVLDRIAQANTDGAELLVLELDTPGALEVDIREIIDAMQASRVPIAVWIGPRTARARSGGALIAAAAHVSAIGPSARLGPVFPSELGIDPDSPEGARVRAEDLTLVETLARARKRGDPAAFFERSLGANASLDAGAVDLVTPVVAELLTLSDGRTVTTAAGPVTLRLPEREAVVRFLKPGPIRALLHTLATPALAYLMLLTAAMLLAFELFQPGFGVAGVSGLLLLAGAGWGLTVLPVSVLGLALFTAGIALLSADVAVNGLGLPTIAGTALLTYGSLTMFPAPAGVLGIRWWLVALGVVSTLVFFVPVMTFVKRSRLSPTEQKEARALVGQPGRVRSVLNPEGFVWVADELWRARSEDGDKVRVGEDVVVSGVEGSLLRVRRS
- a CDS encoding ArsA-related P-loop ATPase; translated protein: MSASLTASRLAIVSGKGGVGKTTVSAALALAAGHAGKRVLLVEVEQRQAIAPLFGERPIGYEERRLAPNVTALSVEPDEALVEYLYLFYGIRRVGKVLRGTKAVDFATNVAPGLRDILLIGKVKEAERRRQEGRYVYDLIVLDAPPTGRLPRFLDAPRAVTELVSSGPIRKQAQGVLDMVTDPKRCRVVLVTLPEDMPVRETVEAADALAKMSVTVGPIVINSVLPEVFSSAKLKVLARDAATPLAADAEKAGIRLTEDAVDGLARVTSMHARKTLCQRGAIAELERETSIPSLQLPYVFSPRMGRDEIDRLSAELEAQGAIG
- a CDS encoding ArsA-related P-loop ATPase, whose translation is MSDLSRLLAERHVLVCVGPGGVGKTTTAAALAVRAADEGRRVIVLTIDPARRLAQSLGLDALDNTPKRIPLEGERRQKPPGELWGMMLDMKSTFDDMILDMTSPDRAEKIFANPFYQHISSTLAGTQEYMAMEKLWELHEEGRWELIVLDTPPTRSALDFLDAPKKVTDFLEGKFLRLLLWPYLQAGKTYMKAVSFGAKAFLKVATKITGSELLEDVANFFLAFEGMYDTFKERSKRVYDLLSARRTAFVVVSTPQDASLREARYFVQRLGSEKMPLGGVVMNRTHDVASVAGLEDPRGLAERARASGDGKLLAPALELYGSWREVSIREDAAVAASLGDLTDVPVWRVPDLADDVHDMASLRQVGEALLGPLPTIRATGESA
- a CDS encoding WhiB family transcriptional regulator: MREISSVDVTGEWEDRALCRTVDADIFFAPGATQEYRAKVVCKTCPVRGECLAYALRYRVEHGVWGGLTDRERRRVLNRTRSTSWNPETAMRATASAAS
- a CDS encoding PBP1A family penicillin-binding protein, which translates into the protein MKEPLRRAWARARKAMSAEEPGGPPPPMDPSVNGRLHRIGLASLVIGISAALIAVLTIPGAALIGRLARNVAGRLEGGPQGIQDVSFKIAQRSVIYAAGGQVIATLAGEENRMIVPIDQIPQIAQEAVIAIEDARFYEHNGVDVGGLFRALFTNLEAGSIRQGGSTITQQLVKNIIVGTEKTLDRKIREAQYARALEREKSKREILELYLNEAYFGEGVYGIGTAAEFYFGKKVSKVSLAESALLAGVIRAPERYGPLANPTASLARRNLVLDRMVVLGYATQAEADRAKAEPIKASKHELPKPVEPYFAEFIKEQILDNPKFGETRGDRAAALFQGGLKIHTTLDLKLQKAASKAVSDVLTSPKDPAAALVSIEASTGKVRAMVGGSDFEKNKYNLAVQGKRQAGSSFKPFTMIAALEAGVPPGYTLDTPSPIELTDAAGQVWKVNNYTRRGEGVMDLRRATELSVNSFFAQLIQKIGPDKVVATAQKLGIRSDLKPYLSLALGTFEVSPYEMASAYATLANGGVHCAPFAIDRILDAGGKTVVRNDPQCERVLDDKIAAQADAILQGVVTRGTGRRNGQIGRPAAAKTGTTDDYKDAWYTGFTPNFATAVWMGYPKDRTRPLYNIHGYPEVFGGSLPAMIWSKFMRVAHEGLPVVSFPAPPSAPKAVVPDVTATPFDEAKAALEAAGFSVRQETVSSSYAPGIVAAQDPPAGTKTEAGRMITLFVSDGSGGDEPPPEPEPTFEPDPEPSP
- a CDS encoding GatB/YqeY domain-containing protein, whose protein sequence is MDVLRERIADDMRGAMKAREAVRVAALRMLMAAVKNAEIEKRHELSDDEVLDVVTREAKRRRESIEAFEKGGREDLVAKETAELTVLDSYLPERLNDEELAALVDAAIAETGADSAKQMGEVMKALMPKLRGRADGGRVSALVKARLGG
- a CDS encoding metallophosphoesterase, translating into MLRILLGLVAFGVACLLYASLIERTWFVLRRHAVPCLPPGSRPIKILHISDLHFRRGQRREARFLARCASTAPDLVVCTGDFLDEEAGIDVAVPAVSQIRPSSAALFVLGSHDYYATRPGNPFKYFLGPSSRKPPKGATLPWRDLVSKLEANGWQLVLNRATTITIDGVSAIDVVGLDDPHIGREDLSVASPRAAPGFRLGIVHSPDAAPALADLGYDLIVCGHTHGGQIRIPGFGALVTNTRTLPRRGARGMSRLGRSWLHVSAGLGTSRYAPIRFACRPEACVLELTPVEGKLSEQRAAVAATERG
- a CDS encoding STAS domain-containing protein, with protein sequence MRIDALTVSIADAGEDCLVTCMGGLDEASASAFRSSVDAVVALHPEQIFLDCDGVTFIDPCGVGAVMHLALACRAKGIMLTAAMNDTLRQVFEPVGMSGLFSPAP
- a CDS encoding glycosyltransferase family 4 protein, whose protein sequence is MRIAQIAPPWFAVPPVRYGGIEWVVALLADGLADRGHEVTLYASGGSITRAKLVTVFDDPPGGEHIGEVFYDVVHASTAYLDADRFDLIHDHSGLIGPAMGAHVAQPVVHTLHGPFTDEAKRVYSLLSGRIHYVAISAAQRAFCPELSYAGTVHNGIDLDRYPFRSEKEDFLLFLGRINREKGPEIAVEVAHRTGRKLVMAVKAAEHAEQVYWDEKVAPLLDGSEEILGEITVEEKADLLSRASAVLFPIQWPEPFGLVMTEAMATGTPVISFAYGAAPEVIVDGVTGFLVTAVDEMCEAVERVGQIKPEACRTHVEAHFSDDAMVEGYLEAFDRVLSGKA